The following proteins come from a genomic window of Gossypium raimondii isolate GPD5lz chromosome 5, ASM2569854v1, whole genome shotgun sequence:
- the LOC105768316 gene encoding protein argonaute 4 produces the protein MDSFEQEGNGAALESLPPPPPVPPDVVPIKAESDAKKIVRHPMARRGVGTKGQKVTILTNHFKVSVGSTDGHFYHYSVSLSYEDGRPVDGKGVGRKVIDRVHETYKNDLDGKNFAYDGEKSLFTIGPLPNNKLEFTVVLEDVAPTRNNGNASPDGQDSPNGRERKRLRRPYHSKTFKVEISYAAKIPMQAIQNALRGQESENSQEALRVLDIILRQHAAKQGCLLVRQSFFQDNQNNFTDIGGGVLGCRGFHSSFRATQGGLSLNIDVSTTMIIQPGPVVDFLLANQNARDPYSLDWNKAKRVLKNLRIKVSPSNQEYKITGLSEQLCKDQLFSMKQKNTKNENGEAETLEITIYDYFVNHRNIQLRYSADLPCINVGKPKRPTYIPIELCSLVSLQRYTKALSTFQRASLVEKSRQKPQERMNVLSNVLRTSNYGAEPMLKSCGVNINSNFTQVDGRILPAPRLRVGNGEDFFPRNGRWNFNNKKLVEPSRIERWAVVNFSAPRCDPNNIARDLIRCGEMKGIRIDPPFDIFNEMNQNRRLSPVVRVEKMFEQIQSKLPGAPQFLLCLLPDRKNSDLYGPWKRKNLSEYGIVTQCMAPARVNDQYLTNLLLKINAKLGGLNSMLTIEQTPSIPMISKVPTIILGMDVSHGSPGQSDVPSIAAVVSSRQWPLISRYRASVRTQSPKLEMVDSLFKPVSDKVDEGIMREALLDFYTSSGKRKPDQIIIFRDGVSESQFNQVLNKELDQVIEACKFLDENWNPKFVVIVAQKNHHTKFFQQGSPDNVLPGTVIDNKVCHPKNNDFYLCAHAGMIGTTRPTHYHVLLDQVGFSADDLQELVHSLSYVYQRSTTAISVVAPICYAHLAASQLGQFMKFEDASETSSSHGGVTAPGAISVPQLPRLKDNVSSSMFFC, from the exons ATGGATTCGTTTGAGCAAGAGGGAAATGGGGCAGCGCTGGAATCCCTGCCTCCTCCGCCACCTGTGCCTCCTGATGTTGTTCCGATCAAAGCAGAATCGGATGCGAAGAAGATTGTACGACACCCTATGGCAAGGCGTGGTGTTGGAACTAAAGGGCAGAAGGTAACTATACTCACCAATCACTTCAAAGTGAGCGTGGGGAGTACTGATGGACACTTCTACCATTACAGC GTTTCTCTTTCATATGAAGATGGTCGCCCTGTGGATGGTAAGGGTGTTGGAAGGAAAGTGATTGACAGAGTGCATGAGACCTACAAAAATGATTTGGATGGAAAGAATTTTGCCTATGATGGtgaaaaaagtttatttacTATAGGTCCGCTACCAAACAACAAGCTTGAGTTTACTGTTGTACTTGAGGATGTTGCACCTACCAG AAACAATGGAAATGCAAGCCCTGATGGCCAGGACAGCCCAAATGGGCGTGAAAGAAAGAGATTAAGAAGACCGTATCATTCAAAGACCTTTAAAGTGGAGATTAGCTATGCTGCGAAGATACCCATGCAAGCAATTCAAAATGCTCTGCGTGGGCAGGAATCTGAAAACTCTCAAGAAGCACTGAGGGTGCTGGATATCATTTTAAGGCAGCATGCTGCGAAACA GGGATGCCTACTTGTTCGCCAATCTTTCTTTCAAGATAATCAGAACAACTTCACAGACATTGGAGGAGGTGTCCTTGGCTGTAGAGGTTTCCATTCAAGTTTCAGAGCCACTCAAGGAGGCCTTTCACTAAATATCG ATGTATCAACTACCATGATAATTCAACCTGGTCCGGTAGTTGATTTTTTACTTGCAAATCAGAATGCTAGAGATCCTTACTCTCTTGACTGGAACAAG GCAAAACGGGTGCTGAAGAATCTGAGGATTAAAGTTAGTCCGTCTAATCAAGAGTACAAGATTACTGGCTTGAGTGAACAACTGTGCAAGGATCAGTT GTTCTCAATGAAGcagaaaaataccaaaaatgaaaatggtgaaGCTGAGACACTGGAGATTActatttatgattattttgttaaCCATCGCAACATACAGTTGCGTTATTCTGCTGATTTGCCATGTATTAATGTTGGGAAGCCTAAGAGGCCAACATATATTCCTATTGAG CTTTGCTCTTTGGTGTCTTTGCAACGCTACACTAAGGCACTATCCACTTTCCAAAGAGCTTCCCTGGTTGAAAAATCGAGGCAGAAGCCTCAAGAAAGGATGAATGTTTTGTCTAAT GTTTTACGTACCAGTAATTATGGTGCTGAACCAATGCTGAAATCTTGTGGTGTTAATATAAACTCTAATTTCACCCAAGTGGATGGACGTATTCTGCCAGCACCAAGG TTAAGAGTCGGCAACGGTGAAGATTTCTTTCCAAGGAATGGGCGTTGGAATTTTAACAACAAG AAATTGGTGGAGCCATCTAGGATTGAAAGATGGGCTGTTGTGAACTTCTCGGCTCCTCGTTGTGATCCAAACAACATTGCAAGGGATTTGATTCGTTGTGGAGAAATGAAAGGAATT CGTATTGATCCCCCATTTGATATATTCAATGAGATGAACCAGAATAGACGCCTTTCACCCGTGGTTAGAGTTGAAAAAATGTTTGAACAGATACAATCTAAACTTCCTGGAGCTCCGCAGTTCCTTCTTTGTCTGCTTCCTGATAGGAAAAACTCTGATCTTTATG ggCCATGGAAGCGGAAGAATCTTTCTGAGTATGGCATCGTGACTCAGTGTATGGCACCAGCTAGGGTGAATGATCAATACCTTACAAATCTTCTTCTGAAGATCAATGCTAAG CTTGGAGGTCTTAATTCAATGCTAACTATTGAGCAAACACCTTCAATCCCTATGATTTCAAAGGTTCCAACTATCATCCTTGGAATGGATGTATCTCATGGCTCTCCTGGGCAGTCTGATGTGCCGTCAATAGCTGCG GTGGTTAGCTCCAGGCAATGGCCATTGATTTCCCGCTATAGGGCATCAGTCCGTACACAGTCTCCGAAGCTTGAAATGGTAGATTCTCTTTTCAAACCAGTTTCTGACAAAGTGGATGAGGGTATCATGAG gGAAGCTCTCTTAGACTTCTATACAAGTTCAGGGAAGAGGAAGCCTGATCAGATCATTATTTTCAG GGATGGGGTTAGCGAGTCTCAGTTCAATCAAGTTTTGAACAAAGAACTTGATCAAGTTATTGAG GCTTGCAAGTTCCTTGACGAGAATTGGAACCCTAAGTTTGTGGTTATTGTTGCACAAAAAAACCATCATACCAAGTTTTTCCAGCAGGGATCTCCTGACAATGTGCTACCTG GTACTGTCATTGACAACAAAGTATGCCATCCGAAGAACAATGATTTTTACCTTTGTGCTCATGCTGGAATGATA GGGACCACAAGGCCGACCCACTATCATGTTCTCTTAGACCAGGTTGGGTTTTCAGCTGATGATCTGCAGGAGCTTGTTCATTCTCTATCCTACGT GTATCAAAGGAGCACCACAGCCATATCTGTTG TGGCCCCTATTTGCTACGCTCATTTGGCAGCTTCACAGTTGGGGCAATTTATGAAGTTTGAGGATGCTTCAGAGACATCATCGAGCCATGGTGGGGTGACTGCTCCGGGAGCAATTTCTGTTCCTCAGCTTCCCAGGTTGAAGGATAATGTCAGCAGCTCCATGTTCTTCTGCTGA